Proteins encoded within one genomic window of Candidatus Effluviviaceae Genus V sp.:
- a CDS encoding extracellular solute-binding protein, translated as MNAPLAEGMTLRSRLAVLIAGLALMALLAGCAGDDSGDVKLVFAAGNDPSGATEALIKEYNAANPGVTVTFQAMPANTDTQHDAYVTYLSARETNIDIYSLDVIWTAEFATAGWIRAIPEGLIDRSEFLDAPLTSASFEGTLYAIPWFTDAGVLYYRRDLLEDAGLAVPETWDQFSTACERLAADPNMEGFVWQGARYEGLVCNFLEFLWGVDGSMEPERLANEPDKVRAEIERALGLMKGLIDSGYSPESVLTYKEEDARRVFTEGQAVFLRNWPYAWSMAQGEGSKVEDMVGIARLPHAPGATPYSTIGGWNVAVSSYCEHPEEAFDFLAFIAGERSLKLRAIEGGYLPTRTATYMDPDVLEANPHFERFFEVFRFTRNRPRSPHYPRASDIIQENVHGALSGSVGIPDAAETMVRELAELLNAER; from the coding sequence ATGAACGCACCCCTTGCGGAGGGAATGACATTGCGAAGCCGACTGGCAGTGCTCATCGCGGGCCTGGCACTCATGGCCCTTCTGGCAGGCTGCGCCGGCGACGACTCGGGAGACGTGAAGCTCGTCTTCGCCGCCGGGAACGACCCCTCGGGCGCGACGGAGGCGCTCATCAAGGAGTACAACGCGGCCAACCCGGGCGTGACGGTCACGTTCCAGGCGATGCCGGCCAACACCGACACGCAGCACGACGCCTACGTCACCTACCTCTCGGCGCGCGAGACCAACATCGACATCTACAGCCTCGATGTCATCTGGACTGCGGAGTTCGCCACGGCAGGGTGGATCCGCGCGATACCCGAGGGGCTCATCGATCGTTCGGAGTTCCTCGACGCTCCGCTGACGAGCGCGTCCTTCGAGGGGACGCTCTACGCGATCCCGTGGTTCACCGACGCCGGCGTGCTCTACTACAGACGCGACCTCCTCGAGGACGCCGGGCTCGCGGTCCCCGAGACCTGGGACCAGTTCTCCACGGCGTGTGAACGGCTCGCGGCGGACCCGAACATGGAGGGCTTCGTCTGGCAGGGCGCGCGCTACGAGGGGCTCGTCTGCAACTTCCTCGAGTTCCTCTGGGGTGTTGACGGCTCCATGGAGCCCGAGAGACTGGCGAACGAGCCGGACAAGGTCCGTGCCGAGATCGAGCGCGCTCTCGGTCTGATGAAGGGCCTCATCGACTCAGGCTACTCCCCGGAGAGCGTCCTGACCTACAAGGAAGAGGACGCCCGCAGGGTCTTCACGGAGGGTCAGGCCGTCTTCCTGAGGAACTGGCCGTACGCCTGGAGCATGGCCCAGGGAGAGGGTTCCAAGGTCGAGGACATGGTCGGCATAGCCCGGCTCCCCCACGCTCCGGGAGCGACGCCCTACTCGACCATCGGCGGCTGGAACGTCGCCGTCTCGAGCTACTGCGAGCACCCCGAGGAGGCGTTCGACTTCCTGGCCTTCATCGCGGGAGAGCGTTCGCTCAAGCTCAGGGCGATCGAGGGAGGCTACCTCCCGACGAGGACGGCCACCTACATGGACCCTGACGTGCTCGAGGCGAACCCGCATTTCGAACGCTTCTTCGAGGTTTTCCGGTTCACGAGGAACCGACCGCGCTCGCCGCACTACCCGCGCGCGTCCGACATCATCCAGGAGAACGTGCACGGCGCCCTGTCCGGCTCCGTGGGGATTCCGGACGCTGCGGAGACGATGGTCCGCGAACTCGCCGAGCTTCTGAACGCCGAACGATGA
- a CDS encoding ABC transporter permease subunit, with the protein MIALQQRRLALWLVAPAVVFVIVLGAFPVLSQFVLSTTEFNLKFPDQRGFVGADNYVRLVTDSVFWQDLGHTFYFTFVSVGLELVLGLGAALLLNRVIRGRTALTSSLMMPWALPTVVAATMWSLILNDRIGLVNSVLSRLHIITDRILWLGPKFAMTSVIIADVWKTTPFVAIILLAGLKSIPRHYYEAAELDGANRWQTFRSITLPLLKPFIAVAVLFRAMDAFRIFDLVWVLTGGASGTETLSVYIYKVLFRYSELGYGSTLTVALFAIVFMLSLALIRSMRVEAG; encoded by the coding sequence ATGATCGCACTCCAGCAGCGGCGTCTTGCTCTCTGGCTGGTCGCCCCCGCGGTGGTCTTCGTCATCGTCCTCGGGGCATTCCCTGTCCTGAGCCAGTTCGTGCTGAGCACGACGGAGTTCAACCTGAAGTTCCCCGACCAGCGCGGCTTCGTGGGGGCTGACAACTACGTCCGGCTCGTGACCGACTCGGTCTTCTGGCAGGACCTCGGTCACACGTTCTACTTCACGTTCGTCTCGGTCGGGCTCGAGCTCGTGCTGGGGCTCGGCGCCGCACTGCTCCTCAACCGCGTCATCCGGGGGCGCACGGCGCTCACCTCGTCCCTCATGATGCCGTGGGCGCTCCCGACGGTCGTGGCCGCGACGATGTGGTCGCTCATTCTCAACGACCGCATCGGTCTCGTGAACTCGGTCCTCTCGCGGCTGCACATCATCACCGACCGCATACTGTGGCTGGGTCCGAAGTTCGCGATGACGTCGGTCATCATCGCCGACGTCTGGAAGACCACGCCGTTCGTCGCGATCATCCTGCTGGCCGGTCTCAAGTCGATCCCCCGTCACTACTACGAGGCGGCCGAGCTCGACGGCGCGAACCGGTGGCAGACCTTCCGGTCGATCACACTGCCGCTGCTCAAGCCGTTCATCGCCGTCGCGGTGCTCTTCCGCGCGATGGACGCCTTCCGCATCTTCGACCTCGTGTGGGTCCTGACGGGCGGGGCGTCCGGAACGGAGACGCTGTCGGTCTACATCTACAAGGTGCTCTTCCGGTACTCGGAGCTGGGCTACGGCTCGACGCTCACGGTCGCTCTCTTCGCGATCGTGTTCATGCTGAGCCTGGCGCTCATCAGGTCGATGCGCGTGGAGGCGGGGTAG
- a CDS encoding ABC transporter permease subunit, with amino-acid sequence MARGGATYWSWFGRMLLVVLALIPIYWIVNVSLSGPQALYKIPLDYYPNPPVLENYEAVFDVNQFPRNIANSFAVASLTTLLTLALGAPAAYALARLKVKRRNLILAVFLGLAIFPAIGMVGPLYIAMARLGLINSIPSLVLPYTLFTLPLAIWILTHFFSTLPASLEDAALVDGCTPAQAFLRVIIPLSAPGLFTSAILIFIWAWNEFLFALIMTSTPESRTVPVALALFAGLHELPWATIAAATVVTVVPVLILVVFFQRQIVEGLTSGVER; translated from the coding sequence ATGGCCCGTGGCGGAGCCACATACTGGTCGTGGTTCGGGCGGATGCTGCTCGTCGTCCTGGCGCTCATCCCGATCTACTGGATCGTCAACGTCAGCCTTTCGGGGCCTCAGGCTCTCTACAAGATCCCCCTGGACTACTACCCGAACCCGCCGGTTCTCGAGAACTACGAGGCCGTCTTCGACGTCAACCAGTTCCCAAGGAACATCGCCAACAGCTTCGCCGTGGCGTCGCTGACGACGCTTCTGACGCTCGCGCTCGGGGCGCCCGCGGCGTACGCACTCGCGCGACTCAAGGTGAAGAGGCGCAATCTCATCCTCGCCGTCTTCCTGGGTCTGGCGATCTTCCCGGCGATCGGCATGGTCGGACCGCTCTACATCGCCATGGCGCGCCTCGGACTCATCAACTCGATACCGTCGCTCGTGCTGCCCTACACGCTTTTCACGCTGCCGCTGGCCATCTGGATCCTGACGCACTTCTTCTCGACGCTGCCCGCCAGCCTTGAGGACGCCGCGCTGGTCGACGGGTGCACGCCCGCGCAGGCCTTCCTGAGGGTCATCATCCCCCTCTCCGCCCCGGGGCTCTTCACGTCCGCCATCCTCATCTTCATCTGGGCGTGGAACGAGTTCCTGTTCGCCCTCATCATGACGTCGACGCCCGAGTCCAGGACCGTTCCCGTGGCGCTCGCGCTCTTCGCCGGGCTCCACGAGCTCCCGTGGGCGACCATCGCCGCGGCCACGGTCGTCACCGTCGTCCCGGTCCTGATCCTCGTGGTCTTCTTCCAGCGCCAGATCGTCGAGGGACTGACGAGCGGCGTCGAACGCTAG